In Oryza brachyantha chromosome 1, ObraRS2, whole genome shotgun sequence, the following are encoded in one genomic region:
- the LOC102701405 gene encoding serine/arginine-rich-splicing factor SR34-like isoform X1, with translation MSRRNSRTIYVGNLPGDIREREVEDLFYKYGRILDIDLKIPPRPPGYAFVEFEDPRDADDAIIGRNGYNFDGYRLRVELAHGGRGQSYSYDRPRSYSSGRRGGVSRRSEYRVMVTGLPSSASWQDLKDHMRRAGDVCFSDVYREAGATVGIVDYTSYEDMKYAIRKLDDSEFRNAFSRAYIRVREYDDRSRSRSRSYSRSRSYSKSRSPKSVSRSPSPVDERSMSRSQSPVSSPSRGRSVSRSPSRSLSRSPSPVKSD, from the exons ATGAGCAGACGCAACAGCCGCACCATATATGTAGGCAATCTCCCCGGGGACATTCGTGAGAGGGAGGTCGAGGATCTCTTTTACAAG TATGGACGTATTTTGGACATTGACTTGAAGATTCCTCCAAGACCTCCTGGCTATGCTTTTGTTGAG TTTGAGGATCCTCGTGATGCTGATGATGCAATTATTGGCCGTAATGGGTATAATTTTGATGGCTACAGGTTGCGG GTGGAATTGGCTCATGGTGGAAGAGGTCAATCTTACTCATATGATCGCCCAAGAAGCTATAGCAGTGGACGACGTGGAGGTGTTTCTAGGCGTTCTGAATATCGCG TTATGGTCACTGGTTTACCATCATCGGCATCATGGCAGGATCTTAAG GACCACATGCGACGGGCTGGTGATGTCTGTTTCTCTGATGTATACCGTGAGGCTGGAG CAACTGTTGGAATTGTGGACTATACAAGCTATGAAGACATGAAGTATGCG ATTAGGAAGCTTGATGACTCGGAGTTCAGAAATGCATTTTCACGTGCATATATAAGG GTGAGAGAGTATGATGACAGATCAAGAAGCAGAAGTCGCTCTTACTCAAGAAGTCGTAGTTACAGCAAGAGCAGGAGTCCGAA GTCTGTTTCTCGGTCACCCTCACCTGTGGATGAAAG ATCGATGTCAAGATCGCAGTCCCCTGTTTCTTCA CCTTCTCGTGGAAGATCTGTTAGTAGAAGCCCAAGCAGGAGCTTATcccgctctccctctcct GTCAAATCTGACTGA
- the LOC102701405 gene encoding serine/arginine-rich-splicing factor SR34-like isoform X2 — protein sequence MLLLSLRILVMLMMQLLAVMGIILMATGCGWNWLMVEEVNLTHMIAQEAIAVDDVEVFLGVLNIALWSLVYHHRHHGRILRTTCDGLVMSVSLMYTVRLERLDDVCQLVIRPANPSATVGIVDYTSYEDMKYAIRKLDDSEFRNAFSRAYIRVREYDDRSRSRSRSYSRSRSYSKSRSPKSVSRSPSPVDERSMSRSQSPVSSPSRGRSVSRSPSRSLSRSPSPVKSD from the exons ATGCTTTTGTTGAG TTTGAGGATCCTCGTGATGCTGATGATGCAATTATTGGCCGTAATGGGTATAATTTTGATGGCTACAGGTTGCGG GTGGAATTGGCTCATGGTGGAAGAGGTCAATCTTACTCATATGATCGCCCAAGAAGCTATAGCAGTGGACGACGTGGAGGTGTTTCTAGGCGTTCTGAATATCGCG TTATGGTCACTGGTTTACCATCATCGGCATCATGGCAGGATCTTAAG GACCACATGCGACGGGCTGGTGATGTCTGTTTCTCTGATGTATACCGTGAGGCTGGAG AGACTGGATGACGTCTGTCAGCTGGTCATCAGGCCCGCCAACCCCTCAG CAACTGTTGGAATTGTGGACTATACAAGCTATGAAGACATGAAGTATGCG ATTAGGAAGCTTGATGACTCGGAGTTCAGAAATGCATTTTCACGTGCATATATAAGG GTGAGAGAGTATGATGACAGATCAAGAAGCAGAAGTCGCTCTTACTCAAGAAGTCGTAGTTACAGCAAGAGCAGGAGTCCGAA GTCTGTTTCTCGGTCACCCTCACCTGTGGATGAAAG ATCGATGTCAAGATCGCAGTCCCCTGTTTCTTCA CCTTCTCGTGGAAGATCTGTTAGTAGAAGCCCAAGCAGGAGCTTATcccgctctccctctcct GTCAAATCTGACTGA